In Anguilla rostrata isolate EN2019 chromosome 1, ASM1855537v3, whole genome shotgun sequence, a genomic segment contains:
- the LOC135250361 gene encoding neuroendocrine protein 7B2-like isoform X2, which translates to MATAAMPTTTGRLCRAVLCALMCSALTSGLSIRAVDKISEADIQRVLHGIMEQLGIARPRVEYTAQQATNVVGPQSIQGGAHEGLQHLGPYGNVVAELTGNNIPKEDQAYPDPPNPCPLGKTVDGCLESSPNTAKFSKEFQQHQRLFDPEHNYPMLAKWNKELLYEKMNGGAKRKKRSTNPYLMGQRLDNVVAKKSVPHFSEEDDSNITSTKK; encoded by the exons ATG GCGACCGCAGCCATGCCGACCACGACAGGGCGGTTGTGCAGAGCTGTGCTTTGCGCTTTGATGTGTTCGGCCCTGACATCTGGCCTCAGCATCCGCGCTGTGGACAAGATATCGGAAGCTGACATACAGCGCGTACTGCACGGTATCATGGAGCAGCTGGGAATCGCGCGACCCAGAGTGGAGTACACTGCACAGCAGGCGACCAACGTCGTGGGACCTCAAAGCATTCAAG GTGGTGCTCATGAGGGACTCCAGCACCTTGGCCCCTATGGAAACGTTGTAGCTGAGTTGACAGGTAACAACATCCCAAAGGAGGACCAGGCCTATCCAGACCCTCCAAACCCCTGTCCTCTGGGCAAAACAG TGGACGGATGCCTGGAGAGCTCCCCAAACACAGCCAAGTTTAGCAAGGAGTTCCAGCAGCACCAGCGCCTGTTTGACCCAGAGCACAACTACCCGATGCTGGCTAAGTGG AACAAGGAGCTGCTGTATGAGAAAATGAATGGTGgagcaaaaagaaagaagagg AGCACCAATCCTTATTTGATGGGCCAGAGATTGGATAATGTGGTGGCTAAAAAATCTGTGCCCCATTTCTCAGAAGAAGATGACTCCAACATCACCAGCACAAAGAAATAA
- the LOC135250361 gene encoding neuroendocrine protein 7B2-like isoform X1 produces the protein MATAAMPTTTGRLCRAVLCALMCSALTSGLSIRAVDKISEADIQRVLHGIMEQLGIARPRVEYTAQQATNVVGPQSIQGGAHEGLQHLGPYGNVVAELTGNNIPKEDQAYPDPPNPCPLGKTAVDGCLESSPNTAKFSKEFQQHQRLFDPEHNYPMLAKWNKELLYEKMNGGAKRKKRSTNPYLMGQRLDNVVAKKSVPHFSEEDDSNITSTKK, from the exons ATG GCGACCGCAGCCATGCCGACCACGACAGGGCGGTTGTGCAGAGCTGTGCTTTGCGCTTTGATGTGTTCGGCCCTGACATCTGGCCTCAGCATCCGCGCTGTGGACAAGATATCGGAAGCTGACATACAGCGCGTACTGCACGGTATCATGGAGCAGCTGGGAATCGCGCGACCCAGAGTGGAGTACACTGCACAGCAGGCGACCAACGTCGTGGGACCTCAAAGCATTCAAG GTGGTGCTCATGAGGGACTCCAGCACCTTGGCCCCTATGGAAACGTTGTAGCTGAGTTGACAGGTAACAACATCCCAAAGGAGGACCAGGCCTATCCAGACCCTCCAAACCCCTGTCCTCTGGGCAAAACAG CAGTGGACGGATGCCTGGAGAGCTCCCCAAACACAGCCAAGTTTAGCAAGGAGTTCCAGCAGCACCAGCGCCTGTTTGACCCAGAGCACAACTACCCGATGCTGGCTAAGTGG AACAAGGAGCTGCTGTATGAGAAAATGAATGGTGgagcaaaaagaaagaagagg AGCACCAATCCTTATTTGATGGGCCAGAGATTGGATAATGTGGTGGCTAAAAAATCTGTGCCCCATTTCTCAGAAGAAGATGACTCCAACATCACCAGCACAAAGAAATAA
- the grem1b gene encoding gremlin-1, giving the protein MTGSARVICAMVFVFGLIFCPVVCKRNRGSQGAIPHPDKNNPNESEQQPQPPQAGSGSRGRGRGSAAPAEEVLESSQEALHVTERSYLKRDWCKTQPLKQTIHEEGCVSRTIINRFCYGQCNSFYIPRHVRREEGAFQSCSFCKPKRFTTMTFTLNCPDQQPPTKKKRVQRVKQCRCISIDLD; this is encoded by the coding sequence ATGACCGGATCTGCGCGAGTCATCTGTGCCATGGTCTTCGTCTTTGGGCTGATCTTCTGCCCGGTGGTTTGCAAGAGGAATCGAGGTTCCCAAGGCGCCATCCCTCATCccgacaaaaacaatcctaacGAATCAGAGCAGCAACCGCAGCCACCGCAGGCGGGTTCAGGGTCCCGGGGGCGAGGCAGGGGGTCGGCTGCGCCTGCAGAGGAGGTGCTGGAGTCTAGCCAGGAAGCATTGCATGTCACGGAGCGCAGTTACTTGAAACGCGACTGGTGCAAGACTCAGCCGCTTAAGCAAACTATCCACGAGGAGGGGTGCGTCAGTCGCACAATCATCAATAGATTCTGCTATGGACAATGCAATTCGTTCTACATCCCCAGACATGTTCGCAGGGAGGAAGGTGCCTTCCAGTCTTGTTCCTTCTGTAAGCCGAAAAGATTCACCACAATGACTTTCACTCTTAACTGTCCGGACCAGCAGCCTCCTACCAAAAAGAAACGCGTTCAGCGCGTAAAGCAGTGCCGCTGCATTTCAATAGATCTGGACTAG